Proteins found in one Micropterus dolomieu isolate WLL.071019.BEF.003 ecotype Adirondacks linkage group LG10, ASM2129224v1, whole genome shotgun sequence genomic segment:
- the stx11b.1 gene encoding syntaxin-11b.1, with amino-acid sequence MRDRLSHLQEMSNGHVEQMEYAESTVSDSFSNVDLEEELPHEAVVFDNSPALEEVFSQSQDIHREIQLIRLEVKRLREQNSRMLQGITTMSTIKRDSNTIGADIKARAEGVLARLREMDDTSHKLEEAHGSNSAITRIARTQYACLSNGLRDAMFDYNEAEMSHRQNCKAQIQRQMEIVGREVTGEEVEEMIETGQWNIFNDNIVVEGKTARSALSQIEKRHQELVDLETRINGIHEIFLDIALLVEEQGPMLTSIQTNVQKTDECIQEVLVKLNRAKRHDKNNPFKKMFCSCFPCYQD; translated from the coding sequence ATGAGGGACAGACTGAGCCACCTGCAGGAAATGTCCAATGGACATGTGGAACAGATGGAGTACGCAGAGTCCACTGTCTCCGACTCCTTCAGCAACGTGGACCTGGAAGAGGAGTTGCCCCACGAAGCAGTAGTGTTTGACAACAGCCCTGCTTTGGAGGAGGTCTTTTCCCAGTCACAAGATATCCACAGAGAGATCCAGCTCATCCGCCTGGAGGTTAAAAGGCTCCGTGAGCAGAACTCTCGCATGCTCCAGGGCATCACCACCATGAGCACTATCAAAAGGGACTCTAACACCATTGGTGCTGATATAAAGGCTCGGGCTGAGGGTGTGCTGGCACGACTGCGGGAAATGGACGACACCTCCCACAAGCTAGAGGAAGCACACGGCTCAAATTCCGCCATCACACGTATCGCCAGAACTCAGTATGCTTGCCTCAGCAATGGTCTCCGCGATGCCATGTTTGACTATAATGAGGCGGAGATGAGTCATCGACAGAACTGTAAAGCCCAGATCCAGAGGCAAATGGAGATAGTGGGACGTGAGGTGAcaggagaggaggtggaggagatgATTGAGACAGGCCAGTGGAACATCTTTAATGACAACATTGTGGTTGAAGGTAAAACTGCTCGATCGGCTCTGTCCCAGATTGAGAAACGCCATCAAGAGCTGGTGGACCTGGAGACCCGTATCAATGGCATCCATGAGATTTTCCTGGACATCGCCCTACTGGTGGAGGAGCAGGGCCCCATGCTGACCTCCATCCAAACCAACGTTCAGAAAACTGACGAGTGCATACAGGAAGTCCTCGTCAAACTCAACAGGGCTAAACGTCATGACAAGAACAAcccctttaaaaaaatgttttgcagctGTTTCCCATGCTACCAAGACTGA
- the LOC123978230 gene encoding syntaxin-11-like, translated as MRDLLEKLQTISKEQEDHEPEFYGPENDVDNVTLSQEAVVFEKSSAIDDILMEAHAIRKDMSLFHVQVEHLKTHNERFGTSVRRLTLLKKDSDSIARGIQQHGEALYVRLQALGNESRQLEEKEGPHAAVSRIARVQHDTLMRAFHDAMSEYNKAEEMQRDACRERIKRQASIMGTEITNEQLDVMVDKGGEGWAELSQSLQSPGARSLSRAMFEIKGRHKELVELEARMRDVHELFLHMAMLVEEQGSMLNNIEANVCTSEEYVEEINVQIKKAIQYKRKNPFQQCCPCLPCWRSNQML; from the coding sequence ATGCGGGACCTGCTGGAGAAGCTGCAGACCATTAGTAAGGAGCAGGAGGACCACGAGCCAGAGTTTTATGGGCCTGAAAATGATGTAGACAATGTGACTCTGTCTCAAGAGGCAGTGGTGTTTGAGAAATCCTCAGCTATTGATGACATCCTGATGGAGGCCCACGCCATTCGCAAGGACATGTCCTTGTTCCATGTACAGGTAGAGCATCTGAAAACACATAATGAACGCTTTGGCACCTCTGTGCGGCGCCTTACCCTACTCAAAAAGGACTCGGACTCCATCGCCAGGGGAATCCAGCAACATGGCGAGGCTCTGTACGTGCGCCTTCAGGCCCTGGGTAATGAGAGCCGCCagctggaggagaaagaaggTCCCCACGCTGCTGTTAGTCGCATTGCCCGAGTTCAGCATGACACACTGATGCGTGCCTTCCATGATGCCATGAGTGAATACAATAAGGCAGAGGAGATGCAGAGGGATGCATGTCGGGAGAGGATCAAGAGGCAGGCCTCCATAATGGGAACTGAAATCACCAATGAGCAGCTGGATGTGATGGTGGACAAAGGTGGTGAAGGATGGGCTGAGCTGTCCCAGAGCCTGCAGAGCCCAGGCGCACGCTCGCTCAGCAGGGCGATGTTTGAGATCAAAGGCAGACACAAGGAGCTGGTGGAGCTGGAAGCCAGGATGAGGGATGTCCATGAACTTTTCCTGCACATGGCCATGTTGGTGGAGGAGCAGGGATCCATGCTCAATAACATTGAGGCTAATGTGTGTACCAGTGAGGAATATGTTGAAGAAATCAACGTTCAGATCAAGAAGGCCATACAGTACAAGAGGAAAAATCCTTTTCAGCAATGTTGCCCCTGTCTACCCTGCTGGAGAAGCAACCAAATGCTTTAG
- the LOC123977371 gene encoding syntaxin-11-like gives MRDLLEKLQTISKEQEDHEPEFHGPENDVDNVTLSQEAVVFDKSAIENLLMEVHGIRKDMSLLNVQVERLKKHNDRFRTTMRRLTLLKKDSDSIARGIQQHGEALYVRIQALGNESRRLEEKSGPLSTVSRIARVQHDALMCAFHDTMSEYNKAEEMQRDACRERLKRQASIMGTEITNEQLDEMVDKGGEGWDELSQNVQTTRNRTLRRAMVELQGRHKELLELEARLRDVHELFRHMAMLVEEQGSVLNNIEANVCTSEEHVDESNVRLRKGIEYKKKNPFQTCCSCLPCWRCNQTA, from the coding sequence ATGCGGGACCTGCTGGAGAAGCTGCAGACCATTAGTAAGGAGCAGGAGGACCACGAGCCAGAGTTTCATGGGCCTGAAAATGATGTAGACAATGTGACTCTGTCTCAAGAGGCAGTGGTGTTTGACAAATCTGCTATCGAAAACCTCTTGATGGAGGTCCACGGCATTCGTAAGGACATGTCATTGCTCAACGTACAGGTAGAGCGTCTGAAAAAGCACAATGACCGCTTTCGCACCACTATGCGGCGGCTTACCCTACTCAAAAAGGACTCGGACTCCATCGCCAGGGGGATCCAGCAACATGGCGAGGCTCTGTATGTCCGCATTCAGGCCCTGGGTAATGAGAGCCGCCGGCTGGAGGAGAAATCGGGTCCACTTTCTACTGTCAGTCGCATTGCCCGGGTTCAGCATGACGCACTGATGTGTGCCTTCCATGATACCATGAGTGAATACAATAAGGCAGAGGAGATGCAGAGGGATGCATGTCGGGAGAGGCTCAAAAGGCAGGCCTCCATAATGGGAACTGAAATCACCAATGAGCAGCTGGATGAGATGGTGGACAAAGGTGGTGAAGGATGGGATGAGCTGTCCCAGAACGTGCAGACCACACGCAACCGCACGCTCAGAAGGGCGATGGTTGAGCTCCAAGGCAGACACAAGGAGCTGTTGGAGCTGGAAGCCAGGTTGAGGGATGTCCACGAACTGTTCCGGCACATGGCCATGTTGGTGGAGGAGCAGGGATCCGTGCTCAATAACATTGAGGCTAATGTGTGTACCAGTGAGGAACATGTTGACGAATCAAACGTTCGGCTCAGGAAGGGTATAGAGTACAAGAAGAAGAATCCTTTTCAGACATGTTGCTCCTGTCTACCCTGCTGGAGATGCAACCAAACGGCTTGA